A single window of Taeniopygia guttata chromosome 1, bTaeGut7.mat, whole genome shotgun sequence DNA harbors:
- the LOC100219548 gene encoding gap junction beta-6 protein: MDWGALHTILGGVNKHSTSIGKIWLTVLFIFRIMILVVAAEKVWGDEQDDFVCNTLQPGCRNVCYDHFFPISHIRLWALQLIFVSTPALLVAMHVAYRRHEKKRQFRKGDQKCEFKDIEEIRKQRFRIEGSLWWTYTSSIFFRLVFEAVFMYAFYFMYDGFRMPRLMKCNAWPCPNTVDCFVSRPTEKTVFTIFMIAVSSICILLNVAELCYLLTKFFLRRSKRAGNSKQHPNHENKEETKQNEMNELISDSCQNTVIGFSSS; this comes from the coding sequence ATGGATTGGGGAGCTCTGCATACCATTTTAGGAGGTGTAAATAAGCACTCCACCAGTATTGGGAAGATATGGCTCACAGTCCTCTTCATCTTCCGTATCATGATCCTGGTTGTGGCTGCAGAGAAAGTCTGGGGAGATGAACAAGATGACTTTGTCTGCAACACACTTCAGCCTGGTTGCAGAAATGTTTGCTATGATCACTTTTTCCCCATCTCTCACATCAGACTCTGGGCCCTGCAGCTGATCTTTGTCTCCACACCTGCGCTGCTGGTGGCCATGCATGTGGCTTACAGGAGGCATGAGAAGAAAAGGCAGTTCAGAAAAGGAGACCAGAAATGTGAATTCAAGGACATCGAAGAAATCAGGAAACAGAGGTTTCGTATTGAAGGCTCCTTGTGGTGGACGTACACCAGCAGCATCTTTTTCAGACTGGTCTTTGAAGCTGTCTTCATGTATGCGTTTTATTTCATGTACGATGGGTTCCGAATGCCTCGCTTAATGAAGTGTAATGCCTGGCCCTGCCCCAACACTGTAGACTGCTTTGTTTCTCGACCTACTGAAAAGACAGTGTTCACTATTTTCATGATTGCTGTGTCCAGCATTTGCATTCTTTTAAATGTGGCTGAATTGTGTTACTTACTGACAAAGTTTTTCCTCAGAAGGTCTAAAAGAGCTGGAAATTCGAAACAGCATCCCAACCATGAGAATAAggaagaaaccaaacaaaatgaaatgaaTGAGTTAATATCTGATAGTTGCCAGAACACAGTTATAGGGTTTTCAAGTAGCTAA